The nucleotide sequence ATTTCAGTAAAACTCCTGCCAGCAAGACGGAAACGGGAGTAGACGCCTCAACGTGGGCATCGGGTAGCCAGGTATGGAGAGGGAAGAGCGGAATTTTAATGCCAAAACCAACCAGCAATGTGCCCAATAGAAACAGTTGGGTCGTCAGGGGCAAAAGCTGACTGCGAGTTGGGTCGTACTCAAAGGAAGTGGCTCCGCTCAGCCAGGTCAAGCCGAGAAATGCAACCAGCAGCAGAACCCCAGAAATGGCCGTGTAAATCAAAAACTTGGTAGCGGCGTAGCCCCGTCTGGCTCCTCCCCAGATGGCGATCAAAAAGTAAAGGGGAATCAACTCTACTTCATAGAACAGGAAAAACAACAGCAGATCCTGTGCCAGAAATGCCCCAGCCACTCCTGCATTCAGCAGCAGAATCAGGATGTAGTAAAGGCGGGGACGCTGAATCGAGTCTTCTGTGCTGTAGACCGCGATCGAGGTCAGGAGGGCATTCAGGACAATTAATGGCAGGGATAGACCATCCAACCCCAGCCGGTAGGTCAAGCCGAGGGCATCAATCCAGGGCAAACTTTCCGTAAATTGTAGATGGGCGATACCAACATCAAATTTGATCCCTAACAGAATTGACCAGAAAAAGGCCAGAACTGTCACCAGCAGAGCGGTGGCACGGCTGTAACGGGGCGCGATCGCACCGGGTAGCAGTGCAAGTGCAATGGCTCCTATCAGGGGAATGACAATCAGGGCGCTGAGCATAAGGCGGAAGGGAAAGATGAGGAGTGAGGGGTGAAGGGTGAGGAGTCAGGAGTAGTGGGTAGTTGTTGGTTGTTGGTTGTTGGTTGTTGGTTGTCGGTTATCAATGGTCAATGCGTTAAGGGTTTTTAGTGGTTCATGACCTGAAGACCCATCCCCCATGACCGTTCCTAGGGTTCAACTCCCAACGCTCACCCCCAATTTTTACCAGGCAAGGAATGTCAGAAGCGCTCCAAAAAGACTGACCCCAATCAGGATGGTCAGCAGGTAGAACTGGGATTGTCCTGAAATGCTGTATTTCAAACTTTCGCCGCTGAAGATGGAGGCCAGTCCAACAAAATTAACGATTCCATCCAGGACGTAGCGATCAAACCAGGCATTGAATCGGGAAATTCGATCTACCAGCCAGACCACGGTTACTCTGTAAAGCACATCGACATAGAAATCGTATGCCAGTAAATCCTGGGTAAACTTGAGTGGAATTTGGATAGGACGCGCCCAGGTGCGGTTCAGGTAGATAGTTGAACCAGCCCCAAAACCGACTGCACCGGACAATACCAGGACTGCTACGGCTGGCCAGTTAAGATAGCTCCAATCAGGCAGGATGTAGAGGCGCTGGAGCATGAGAGGAACCAGGAGCGTGATGATGGTCAACGACACCATGGGAACTGCCATTGTCCAGGGAACTTCCGGGGCGCGGCGGCTTTTGGGTTGGGGTGGACCCAGAAAAACCAGGCGAAACACGCGGACTAAATTGAAAGCTGTGAGAAGGTTGACGGTTAAAAGCACGGCTACCAGCCAGGGTTCGCCATACCAGTAAGTATCAACTCCTTCATAAAGCGCCCAGAAACCTCCCAGGGGCAGTAACCCAATCAGTCCAACCATTCCGACTAAGAAGGCAACTGTGGTGGCAGGCATACGCGACCACAGCCCACCCATTTCAGTAATATCCTGACTGCTGGTGGTGAGAATCACCGAACCAATACTCATGAACAGGAGTGCCTTCGCCATCCCGTGGGCAAACAGAACAAGCAATGCCACATCTGTCCATTGCGTTCCTACGGCAATGAATACGATTCCCAGGTAGGCACTGGTGGAGTGGGAGAGGACACGTTTGATGTCAATCTGGGCGATCGCTACCAAACAGGCTCCAATCGCCGTCATGGACCCAATCGTGATCAAAGCCACCGATGCTACTGGAGACAGCACCAGAATTGGTTGCAGTTTAATCAGCACGTATGCACCGCAGGCAACCACCACAGAGTTCCGTAGAATCGATGCCGGATTGGGTCCCTCCATTGCCTCATCCAGCCAGAGATGGAGCGGAAACTGGGCACATTTCCCAATAGGACCTGAAATCAGTGCCAGTCCCAGCAGGGTTGAAACCGTGGGTGACAGTTGAGCGGTTTCTGCCCACTCGTAGAGTTCAGGAAAATTGAGGGTGCCAGCCATCGTTCCAAGAGCAATAACCCCCATTAACAGCAACACATCCCCCACCCGCTTGGTTAAGAACGCATCCCGGGCAGCCGTAACGACCAGAGGTTGGGCATACCAGAAACCCACCAGCAGGTAGGTCGAAAGCGTCAGCATCTCCAACAGCGCATAGCTGAGGAACAGGGATTCACTTAACGCCAGCCCACTCATGGCGGCTTCAAAAAAACCCATCAGGGCAAAGAACCGCGCCAGTGCCCAGTCCTTCTCCATATACCCCAGGGCAAAAATCTGTGCCAGCAGGCTCAAAGCCGTAACCAGTTGCACTGCCCCCATGCCAACGGAAGAAACATCGATCATGAGGGTCAAATCCAGGTCGGCTGCCTGAAACCAGTGGATCACGAGGGGCTGCACATCCTCACCCAAGGTGATCCCAAACACGAGGAATCCATGCACCAGGGCAATAATGGTCATCAATAAATTGAGGTAAGCCGCTGGTCGTGGTCCAGTCCGGCGAACGATACCAGCCGCCCAGGGCAGGGTCAAAACCGCGCCAATCAATCCATAGCAGGGAATCCACCAACTGTTCTGGAGGAGAAAATGTTCCATCGGAAAAATTGCCCTTAAAAACTTCAACGGCTATCGAGTTAGCCAAATCTGCCTCAGACCAGGTCTGGGGCAGATGGGAAACACTCTCAAGTCTTGGAACTGAATGGTATTAAAGGAGTCTTAAGTCCATTCTCAGCTTAAACGGAGTTTGCCGCAAAAAGTTGGCTGGTTCAATTGAAAAACCACGAGGCAACCATTAGAAAAACATTTATAGAGAATCACAAACTTTTATGTATAACCGTAACTTATATTTTATCAAGAATCCAATTATACCGATTGAAAAGAGTCTATGATAATTGAGGCAGAAATTCTGAGTGCGATC is from Leptothermofonsia sichuanensis E412 and encodes:
- a CDS encoding NAD(P)H-quinone oxidoreductase subunit F is translated as MEHFLLQNSWWIPCYGLIGAVLTLPWAAGIVRRTGPRPAAYLNLLMTIIALVHGFLVFGITLGEDVQPLVIHWFQAADLDLTLMIDVSSVGMGAVQLVTALSLLAQIFALGYMEKDWALARFFALMGFFEAAMSGLALSESLFLSYALLEMLTLSTYLLVGFWYAQPLVVTAARDAFLTKRVGDVLLLMGVIALGTMAGTLNFPELYEWAETAQLSPTVSTLLGLALISGPIGKCAQFPLHLWLDEAMEGPNPASILRNSVVVACGAYVLIKLQPILVLSPVASVALITIGSMTAIGACLVAIAQIDIKRVLSHSTSAYLGIVFIAVGTQWTDVALLVLFAHGMAKALLFMSIGSVILTTSSQDITEMGGLWSRMPATTVAFLVGMVGLIGLLPLGGFWALYEGVDTYWYGEPWLVAVLLTVNLLTAFNLVRVFRLVFLGPPQPKSRRAPEVPWTMAVPMVSLTIITLLVPLMLQRLYILPDWSYLNWPAVAVLVLSGAVGFGAGSTIYLNRTWARPIQIPLKFTQDLLAYDFYVDVLYRVTVVWLVDRISRFNAWFDRYVLDGIVNFVGLASIFSGESLKYSISGQSQFYLLTILIGVSLFGALLTFLAW